A single Gambusia affinis linkage group LG20, SWU_Gaff_1.0, whole genome shotgun sequence DNA region contains:
- the decr2 gene encoding peroxisomal 2,4-dienoyl-CoA reductase [(3E)-enoyl-CoA-producing] yields MWPTYSLNTLQRKRQRDQVAFITGGGSGIGLRIAEIFMRHGCDTVIASRNLDKLKEAAVKLSAASGRRCLPLRIDVRQPDGIAAAVDETLKEFGRLDILINNAAGNFLCPASALSFNAFKTVLEIDTMGTFNTSKVVYEKWFKEHGGNVVNVSATLAYRGQALQVHAGSAKAANDAMTKHLAVEWGPSGVRVNAVAPGPISGTEGYRRLGGPGAEAAGSFQAVPLQRAGNKTEMAHCALFLASRASSYVTGAILVADGGAWLTSPNDVSALLGYWSPEKRKDK; encoded by the exons agatcAAGTTGCTTTCATCACAGGAGGCGGATCTGGAATAGGACTTCGTATCGCTGAGATCTTCATGAG ACATGGTTGTGACACGGTGATCGCTAGCAGGAACCTGGACAAGCTGAAAGAG gCGGCGGTGAAGCTGTCGGCCGCTTCAGGACGACGCTGCCTCCCTCTGCGGATCGATGTGAGGCAGCCTGATGGCATCGCAGCCGCTGTGGACGAGACGCTGAAGGAGTTTGGCCGTTTAGACATCCTGATTAACA ATGCTGCTGGAAACTTCCTCTGTCCTGCCTCTGCACTCTCCTTCAACGCTTTCAAAACCGTCCTGGAGATCGACACCATGGGAACGTTCAACACCAGCAAGGTGGTTTATGAGAAATGGTTCAAG GAACATGGCGGCAACGTGGTGAACGTCTCGGCCACGCTGGCGTACCGAGGGCAGGCCCTGCAGGTTCACGCTGGCTCTGCCAAGGCAGCAAACG aTGCTATGACGAAGCACCTGGCGGTGGAGTGGGGGCCCAGCGGAGTTCGGGTCAATGCCGTGGCTCCCGGTCCGATCTCTGGTACCGAGGGTTACCGCAGACTCG GCGGTCCTGGTGCCGAGGCCGCGGGTTCGTTCCAGGCCGTTCCTCTGCAGCGAGCCGGCAACAAGACGGAGATGGCCCACTGCGCTCTCTTCCTGGCCAGCCGAGCGTCTTCCTATGTGACGGGCGCCATCTTGGTGGCGGACGGCGGGGCGTGGCTGACCTCGCCCAACGACGTCTCGGCGCTGCTGG GTTACTGGTCGCCGGAAAAGAGGAAGGACAAATGA